From Flavipsychrobacter sp., a single genomic window includes:
- the dnaJ gene encoding molecular chaperone DnaJ, which translates to MSKRDYYEVLGVSRSASADEIKKAYRKIALKYHPDRNEGDAAAEEKFKEAAEAYDVLSDSQKKARYDQFGHAGMSGAAGGGFGGGQGGMRMEDIFENFGDIFGDMFGGGGFGGGQGFGGHGGGRRAQGTRGANLRVKLKMTYADILNGATKKIKVKKYLPCNTCGGNGAKDSSSIQTCSTCNGAGQVRKVQSTFLGQMQTVTTCPNCNGQGTQITAKCGTCKGDGRVYGEETITIDIPAGVHDGMQLSMSGSGNAGERGGPNGDLLILIEEEKHKTLRRNDLDVLYKLYLSFPDVVGGVSAEVPTIEGKVKIKIPAGTQSGKVFRLKGKGFPGFQSYEKGDQLVEVNVWTPQNLTEEEKAAVEKLKNSPNFKPNEDAVTTASDEKEDRSFFDKIKDAFS; encoded by the coding sequence ATGTCAAAAAGAGATTATTACGAGGTATTGGGTGTGTCTAGATCTGCTAGTGCAGATGAGATCAAAAAGGCCTACCGTAAAATAGCATTGAAATATCACCCTGATAGAAATGAGGGCGATGCAGCTGCCGAGGAAAAGTTTAAAGAGGCTGCGGAAGCCTATGATGTCTTAAGTGATTCGCAAAAGAAAGCACGTTATGACCAATTTGGTCATGCGGGTATGAGTGGTGCTGCAGGCGGAGGCTTTGGTGGTGGTCAAGGTGGTATGCGCATGGAAGATATCTTCGAAAACTTTGGAGATATTTTTGGAGATATGTTTGGTGGCGGAGGCTTTGGCGGTGGTCAAGGTTTTGGTGGCCATGGTGGAGGAAGACGTGCACAAGGAACTCGCGGAGCTAACCTGAGAGTGAAGTTGAAGATGACTTATGCAGACATCTTAAACGGAGCCACAAAGAAAATAAAAGTAAAAAAGTACCTGCCATGTAATACTTGTGGCGGTAATGGTGCTAAGGATAGTAGCTCTATACAAACTTGTAGTACTTGTAATGGTGCCGGGCAAGTACGTAAGGTGCAAAGTACCTTCCTTGGGCAAATGCAAACGGTAACAACATGCCCTAACTGTAATGGCCAGGGTACGCAAATAACCGCTAAATGTGGTACTTGTAAAGGTGATGGTAGAGTATATGGAGAAGAGACCATTACTATAGATATACCTGCAGGTGTACACGATGGCATGCAACTAAGCATGAGTGGGTCAGGTAATGCGGGTGAGCGTGGTGGACCTAATGGCGACCTGTTGATATTAATTGAAGAGGAAAAACACAAAACGCTAAGACGTAACGATCTTGATGTTCTGTATAAATTATACTTGTCATTCCCTGATGTGGTAGGCGGTGTTTCTGCCGAGGTGCCAACCATAGAAGGTAAGGTAAAGATCAAAATACCTGCAGGTACACAAAGTGGCAAGGTGTTTAGATTGAAGGGTAAGGGATTCCCTGGTTTCCAGTCTTACGAGAAAGGAGACCAGCTTGTAGAAGTAAATGTGTGGACCCCTCAAAACTTAACAGAAGAAGAAAAGGCGGCAGTTGAGAAGCTGAAAAATTCTCCCAACTTTAAACCTAATGAAGATGCAGTAACTACTGCTAGTGATGAGAAAGAAGATAGAAGCTTCTTTGATAAGATAAAAGACGCATTTAGTTAA
- a CDS encoding MBL fold metallo-hydrolase: protein MLKAQAPLQPYIQILGTAQDGGYPHLGCQKSCCEKAWNNNVPKSFVVSFALVDPQEKKWWLFEATPDIKEQLHYFQTLNNGVYNYLPEGIFITHAHIGHYTGLMQLGREVMSTKKLPVYTLPKLADFLSNNGPWSQLVTLNNIELRTMEANKHVGIGKNISVQAYTVPHRDEFSETAGFSIRTPNKNYVFIPDIDKWSKWAIDIKTIVANTDIALLDATFYNEGELPNRAMSEVPHPFVKETMTLFDKETNDLKAKIHFIHFNHTNPILWDEQIQNDIKDKGYNLAEQGAKL, encoded by the coding sequence TTGTTAAAAGCACAGGCTCCATTACAACCTTATATACAAATATTAGGTACGGCACAAGATGGTGGCTACCCTCACTTAGGATGTCAAAAGAGTTGTTGCGAAAAAGCGTGGAACAATAATGTTCCGAAAAGCTTTGTTGTAAGCTTTGCATTGGTAGACCCTCAGGAAAAAAAATGGTGGCTATTTGAGGCTACTCCTGACATCAAAGAACAGCTACACTATTTTCAAACATTGAACAATGGAGTTTATAATTATTTGCCTGAAGGCATTTTTATTACTCATGCACATATAGGGCACTACACTGGTTTGATGCAGCTAGGACGAGAAGTAATGAGTACAAAAAAGCTACCCGTATACACCTTACCTAAGCTAGCTGATTTTTTAAGCAACAACGGCCCTTGGAGTCAATTGGTAACACTAAACAATATTGAACTACGAACTATGGAAGCCAATAAGCATGTTGGCATCGGTAAAAATATATCAGTACAAGCATATACCGTTCCTCATAGAGATGAGTTTTCAGAAACTGCGGGTTTCTCTATTCGCACACCAAACAAGAACTATGTGTTCATCCCCGATATTGATAAATGGAGCAAGTGGGCTATTGATATTAAAACTATTGTTGCTAATACAGACATTGCACTTCTGGATGCTACTTTCTACAACGAGGGAGAGCTACCCAACCGAGCCATGAGCGAAGTACCGCACCCTTTTGTAAAAGAAACAATGACTCTTTTCGATAAAGAAACCAATGACCTTAAAGCAAAAATTCATTTCATCCATTTCAACCATACCAACCCTATATTATGGGATGAGCAGATTCAAAATGACATAAAAGACAAAGGCTATAACTTAGCAGAACAAGGTGCCAAATTATAG
- a CDS encoding nucleotide exchange factor GrpE produces MSENTIEKDQLAGDETVENINDATQQENVDEVNNEDSTEQEELDELGLAQKELGEMKDKYLRLVAEFDNYKKRTSKERIEFAAVAGRETIMPLLNVLDDSERARKQMEETDDAAVIKEGVLLVLNKLQSALESKGLKQMDAMHKDFDADYHEAITEIPAPSEDLSGKVLDVIEQGYYLNDKLIRHAKVVVGK; encoded by the coding sequence ATGAGTGAAAATACTATTGAGAAAGACCAGCTAGCTGGTGATGAAACTGTAGAGAACATCAATGACGCTACACAACAAGAAAATGTTGATGAAGTGAATAATGAAGATAGTACTGAACAAGAAGAGTTGGATGAGTTGGGCTTAGCTCAAAAAGAGTTGGGAGAAATGAAGGATAAATACTTGAGACTGGTAGCAGAGTTTGATAATTACAAGAAGCGTACTTCGAAAGAGCGTATAGAGTTTGCTGCTGTTGCAGGTAGAGAGACTATTATGCCATTGTTGAACGTGCTGGATGATAGCGAAAGAGCGAGAAAGCAAATGGAAGAGACCGATGACGCTGCGGTAATAAAAGAAGGTGTTTTATTGGTATTGAATAAATTACAATCTGCTCTGGAAAGCAAGGGCTTGAAGCAAATGGATGCTATGCATAAAGACTTTGATGCAGACTACCATGAAGCAATAACTGAAATACCCGCTCCAAGTGAAGATTTGTCTGGCAAAGTGCTAGATGTAATTGAGCAAGGGTATTACCTAAATGATAAATTGATCAGGCACGCGAAAGTAGTGGTTGGTAAATAA
- a CDS encoding FAD-dependent oxidoreductase, with amino-acid sequence MQVDHIIIGQGVSGTMLSYHLVKRGKRVMVIDKSVPYSASKVASGVINPVTGRRVVSTWMIDELLPFSWQAYEELEEELGVSIISQKDILSFHANEQMKQAFYDKLEENEAYVEVVQDEEAYKELFHFTYGIGKVTPVYLVELQNLITAWRKRLVEQDSLLDAYFDWSKCTVDEKGVKYEGIEAKSIILCNGVQGNDDPYFKRLPYAMTKGEALVVRIPNLSAANIYKQGYNIVPWKDDLFWVGSSFDRDYNDVLPSESFKTQVKTQLDKWLKLPYEFVAHIASERAGTIERRPFVGMHPIHTNVGVFNGMGTKGCSLAPYFANQFADHLVKGTAIDEAANVLRFRKILER; translated from the coding sequence GTGCAAGTAGATCATATAATAATAGGGCAAGGTGTATCGGGCACTATGCTTAGTTACCATCTTGTAAAACGAGGTAAACGTGTAATGGTAATTGATAAGTCAGTGCCTTACTCAGCCAGTAAAGTAGCTAGTGGTGTTATCAATCCTGTGACAGGTAGAAGGGTGGTGAGTACATGGATGATAGATGAACTATTGCCATTTTCATGGCAAGCATACGAAGAGCTGGAAGAAGAGTTGGGTGTTTCTATTATATCGCAGAAAGATATATTGTCCTTCCACGCCAATGAACAAATGAAGCAAGCCTTCTACGACAAGCTGGAAGAAAATGAAGCGTACGTAGAAGTAGTACAGGATGAAGAAGCTTACAAAGAGTTGTTTCACTTTACTTATGGCATTGGTAAGGTTACGCCTGTATATCTGGTAGAACTACAAAACTTGATCACTGCATGGAGAAAAAGACTTGTTGAGCAGGATAGTTTATTAGACGCCTATTTTGATTGGAGTAAATGTACTGTGGATGAAAAAGGAGTGAAGTATGAGGGCATTGAAGCAAAATCAATAATATTATGTAATGGAGTGCAAGGGAATGATGATCCTTACTTCAAGAGATTGCCCTATGCAATGACAAAGGGGGAGGCATTGGTAGTCCGCATTCCCAACTTATCTGCAGCTAATATTTATAAGCAAGGGTATAATATTGTGCCCTGGAAGGATGATCTGTTTTGGGTAGGCTCCAGTTTTGATAGGGACTATAATGATGTATTACCAAGTGAATCGTTTAAGACGCAGGTGAAAACACAACTTGACAAATGGTTAAAGCTACCTTACGAGTTTGTTGCTCATATAGCATCTGAACGTGCCGGTACTATTGAGCGCAGACCATTTGTAGGCATGCATCCCATACATACTAATGTGGGGGTCTTTAATGGTATGGGAACCAAAGGCTGTTCCTTAGCACCATATTTTGCTAACCAGTTTGCAGACCATTTGGTAAAAGGCACAGCAATAGATGAAGCCGCTAATGTTCTACGGTTTAGAAAAATATTAGAGCGTTAA